GGAGGGCGCGGTGGCGACGGTCGACGAGATCGGCGGCGGCGCGTTCGCTGTCGAGGCGCGGCTCGGCGTCGACGGTGACGTCGAGACGCTCTTCGCCGGCGTGGCAGCCGGGTTGGCCGGGCGGCCGCTCGACATCCTGGTCAACAACGCCGCGGCGGCGCCGGCCGGGCCGCTCGGTGGCACGACGCCGGCGGAGTTCGACCACCTGTTCGCGGTGAACGTGCGGGCGCCGTACTTCATCATCCAGCGGGCCCTGCCGTTGCTTTCCGACGGTGGCCGCATCATCACCGTCTCGTCCGTGGCGACCCGGATGGCCAACCCGACCCAGACGTCGTTCGCGATGACCAAGGGCGCGGTCGAGACGATGAGCCTGACCCTGGCCAACGCGCTCGGCGCCCGCGGCATCACGGTGAACGTGGTCGCGCCCGGCGCCACCCGGACGCCGACCAACGGATCGGCGTTCGCGGCGCCCGGCCTGGCCGAGGCCATCGCCGGGATGACCGCACTGGGCCGGCTGGGCGGTGCCGACGACGTCGCCGAGGTGGTCGCGTTCCTGGCCTCCGACGCGGCGCGCTGGGTCACCGGCCAGGTCATCGACGCGAGCGGCGGCCTGTTCCTCGGACCGCGCGTCTAGATCCTTGCTGCCAGCCTCTTGCTATTGCCAATAGTTTGCAATAAGACTGAGGCTCATGCCTCGACTGCTGCCGGAACCGGGACCGCAACGCCTCCTGGCCGCGTCGAACCTGGTCTACACCGTCGGCAGCGGGCTCTACCTGACGGCCGGGGTCCTCTACTTCACCCAGGGTGTGCGGCTTCCGGCCAGCCAGGTGGGCCTCGGGCTGGCCATCGCCGGGGTGATCTCGCTGGCGGTCGGCATCGGTGCCGGGCATCTCGCCGACCGGCACGGTGCCCGTGGCGTCTACGCGGTGACGCTGGTCGTCCAGGCGCTCGCCACGGCCGCGTTCGTGCTGGTGCACAGCTTCTGGCCGTTCGTGGTCGCGGTCTGCGCCGCGGCCGGTGCCAAGGCGGCCGGGCTGGCGGCGCGCAGCCCACTCATCCGGCACTACGGCGGTGACCGCCCGCAGGAGTTCCGCGCCTACCTGCGGGCGGTCACCAACGTCGGCGTGTCGGTCGGGGCGTTGGGTGCCGGCTGGGCGGTGCAGGTCGGCACGCTGACGGCCTACCAGCTCATGGTCGCCGGCAACGCGATCGCCTTCGTGGTCTCCGCGGTGGTCCTGGTCGGGTTGCCGGCGGTGCGACCCGAGCCGGCCGCTCCGGGCCCGCGCTGGGTCGCCCTGGCCGACCGGCCCTATCTCGTGCTCACGGCGCTCGACGGCGTGCTGGCGGTGCAGTTCAAGGTGCTCACCGTCGCCATTCCACTGTGGCTGGTGACGGCCACGACGGCGCCGGCCTGGATGGTGTCGGGCACGATGCTGATCAGCACGTTCCTGGTCATCGTGTTCCAGGTGCGGGCCACCCGGGGCATCGACACCCCGGCGGCC
This genomic interval from Asanoa ferruginea contains the following:
- a CDS encoding SDR family oxidoreductase; its protein translation is MTDLTGRTALVTGASRGIGKAIAALLAARGAAVIVHFGTDKEGAVATVDEIGGGAFAVEARLGVDGDVETLFAGVAAGLAGRPLDILVNNAAAAPAGPLGGTTPAEFDHLFAVNVRAPYFIIQRALPLLSDGGRIITVSSVATRMANPTQTSFAMTKGAVETMSLTLANALGARGITVNVVAPGATRTPTNGSAFAAPGLAEAIAGMTALGRLGGADDVAEVVAFLASDAARWVTGQVIDASGGLFLGPRV
- a CDS encoding MFS transporter, which produces MPRLLPEPGPQRLLAASNLVYTVGSGLYLTAGVLYFTQGVRLPASQVGLGLAIAGVISLAVGIGAGHLADRHGARGVYAVTLVVQALATAAFVLVHSFWPFVVAVCAAAGAKAAGLAARSPLIRHYGGDRPQEFRAYLRAVTNVGVSVGALGAGWAVQVGTLTAYQLMVAGNAIAFVVSAVVLVGLPAVRPEPAAPGPRWVALADRPYLVLTALDGVLAVQFKVLTVAIPLWLVTATTAPAWMVSGTMLISTFLVIVFQVRATRGIDTPAAGGRAYRRAGVAFLVSCSLIAFTGGIPGWAAVALILTAAVIHTVGELWHSAAGFEVSFALAPDHATGQYLGVFGLGAGLADAFGPALLIALCIGWGAPGWLAVGAMFALTGFAAPVAVRHARLAAGRSDQRQEDVVDDLHDGRVRDGREGHQDLVPEQV